In Erigeron canadensis isolate Cc75 chromosome 6, C_canadensis_v1, whole genome shotgun sequence, the following are encoded in one genomic region:
- the LOC122605345 gene encoding dr1-associated corepressor-like, with amino-acid sequence MKKKLDSRFPAARIKKIMQADEDVGKIALAVPLLVSKALELFLQDLCDRTYEITLQKGAKTLNSMHLKECVQSFNVFDFLREIVGKVPNLGGSDAPGEDRSATKRRKVADDDNHDSDEANRGRPFQPQTVHINESGGRGRGRGTGRGRGRPRKVDKEAAMMAAFTSEKNELDPVVSRDNDNIIMQENLGLDYKETHLAVDPAPARNFDLNLDLDENGDTPPISLAPVTPGGSSTKPNFEMKPEEYPGWSMADMEKMAIGSIRLGHLNSTVVDEEEEDYDEEE; translated from the exons ATGAAGAAAAAACTCGATTCTCGTTTTCCAGCG GCtcgaataaaaaagataatgcaGGCTGATGAAGATGTTGGCAAGATTGCTTTGGCTGTTCCTCTTTTAGTTT CTAAAGCGTTAGAATTATTTCTGCAAGATCTCTGCGACCGGACATATGAGATAACCCTTCAGAAGGGTGCAAAGACTTTAAATTCTATGCACTT AAAGGAGTGTGTCCAGAGTTTTAATGTATTTGATTTTCTGAGAGAGATTGTTGGTAAGGTCCCTAATCTAGGTGGCTCTGATGCTCCAGGGGAAGACAGATCTGCAACTAAGAGAAG GAAAGTTGCTGACGATGACAACCATGATAGTGACGAGGCAAACAGAGGCAGGCCG TTCCAGCCACAGACTGTCCATATCAATGAGAGTGGTGGCAGAGGAAGAGGGAGGGGTACCGGCAGAGGTCGTGGCAGACCAAGAAAAGTAGATAAAGAGGCTGCAATGATGGCAGCATTTACTTCTGAAAAAAATGAACTTGATCCTGTTGTATCTCGTGACAATGATAACATTATAATGCAAGAAAATCTAGGGCTTGATTATAAAGAAACCCATCTTGCAGTTGACCCGGCTCCAGCCAGGAACTTTGACCTCAATCTAGACTTGGATGAGAATGGAGACACCCCACCAATATCATTAGCACCTGTAACTCCTGGTGGCTCATCAACAAAGCCTAATTTTGAAATGAAACCTGAAGAATATCCAGGGTGGTCTATGGCAGATATGGAGAAAATGGCAATTGGTTCAATCAGGCTTGGTCATTTAAACAGCACAGTAGTagatgaagaggaagaagattatgatgaagaagaatga
- the LOC122603524 gene encoding cysteine proteinase inhibitor A-like: MGSKLGGISESKGVANSLELDSLAQFAVDEHNKKQNSLLQFGKVVSSKEQVVAGTVHYITLEALDGGQKKTYEAKVWVKPWLNFKELQAFEVVDAAASA; encoded by the exons ATGGGGAGTAAACTTGGGGGAATTAGTGAGTCTAAAGGAGTTGCCAACAGCCTTGAGTTGGACAGTCTTGCTCAGTTCGCTGTCGATGAGCATAACAAAAAACAG AACTCACTTTTGCAGTTTGGAAAGGTAGTAAGTAGCAAGGAACAGGTGGTAGCAGGCACTGTGCACTACATCACGCTTGAAGCACTTGATGGCGGTCAGAAGAAAACCTATGAAGCCAAGGTGTGGGTTAAGCCATGGTTGAACTTCAAGGAGCTTCAGGCTTTTGAGGTTGTTGATGCTGCCGCTTCAGCTTAA